The sequence GGACGGCGGTCTCGGTTCGCGATCTCGTCGAGATCGCCGGCACGGGCGCCTTCTGGCGGTTCGCCCGGCAGCACTGGCGCACCGGGGTCCGCGAGTTGTACGGATCGGTCAGCCGGCGCAGATTCGTCGCCGCCGCCCGCGCCTACGTACCCGAACTCGCCGACGACGACGTCGTCGAAGGCAAAGCCGGCGTGCGCGCGCAGGCGCTCGACAAGGACGGCAGCCTGGTCGACGACTTCCGGCTCAGCTTCCGCGACCGTGTGGTCGTTGTCCGCAACGCGCCCTCACCGGCGGCGACGTCCTCGCTCGCGATCGCCGAGCACATCGTCACGACGATCGCACAGCGCGGTAGTAGGTGAGCCTGCCGACCAGGCGCTGCCGGTGCGTGTCGACCTGGGTGCAGTCGAAGCCGACGCTGCGCATGAGTCGCGGAATCGCATCGCCGAGGCTGCCTGCCACATGCGTGCTGCGGAGCATCCGTCGCGCGGCGCGCCCGTCATCGGCGCTCATCGGGCCGCCGACGTCGAGCAGGTACAGCATGCCACCGGGCCGCAGCACCCGGAAAATCTCGGCTGCCGCTTGGGGTTTCACGCCGTCTTCGAGGTGGTGCCACATCATCGACGACAGCACGCGGTCGAACTCGCCGTCGGCATACGGAAGTTCTTGGGCGTAGCCACGGTCGAACCGAATCCCGGCCAATCCGCGGGCTTTACGTCGCGCCCGGGCCAAGGCGCGTGGATCGGGATCGCAGCCGATCGCCTCGACACCGGTATGACGCCTCTGGACACGGGTGATGACGTTTCCTGTACCGCAACCTATTTCGAGCACACGTTGACCATCGGCGAGATCGGCCTGGTCGATCAGTGCATCGTAGACCCTGCTGAACCCCAGCACGCGGGTCAGCAGGTCGTAGCACGGCAGGAAGGCGTCATGTCCCGCCGCAGGCAGGTAGTCGTGACGGCAATGTGAACGATGTTCGGTCATATCCTCATGGTGAACCTAAGAACTCCAGTATGGTTGGTCGATTCTCCGCAGAAATAGGATTATCTTCTGCTGGTATGACGGCGCAATCCCGGCTGGTTCGGCACCGCGGTGGCGTGCCGATGTACGCGTATCCGACGGGGCCGGATGCACCGCCGGTGTCGGTGGTGTTCGCAGAAGCCGGAGACACGCTGGAGCGCGGTCTGCACATTCACGACTTCCCGGCCCTGTGGTACGTGTCGTCGGCCTGCCTGGTCTATGTGGCGGCACCCGGGGAGGTGGTGGACCCGACCCGGGTCGAGCGCTCGAGTGACGGCGTCGGGGTCTTCTTCGACCCGACCGCTCTGGGGGTGGACGCGGAGGCCTCATGGCCGGCCTGGCGTGGGCACCCGCTGCTGTATCCGTTTCTGCACGCCGAGGCGGGCGGAATGCTCGAACTGCGGCTCCCCCGCGACCGCCGACCGGTGTGGGACGCCGCGATCAGCGCGATCCAGGACGAGCTGGCAGCGCGCCAGGACGGGTACCGGCAGGCCGCGGTCGCACACCTGACGCTGCTGCTGATCGACCTGGCCCGCGTCGCGGGTGACGTGGTGGGCCATCTCCGATACCGCGGCGAGACCGCGCTCGCGGAGGTGTTCGCGGTGATCGAGCGACGGTACGGCGAGCCGTTGTCGCTGCGAGACGTGGCGCGCGAGGTCGGCATGACGCCGGGTCATCTCACGACGATCGTGCGTCGCCGCACCGGGCGCACCGTCCAGGAGTGGATCACCGAGCGCCGGATGGCCGAGAGCCGCCGGCTGCTGGTGGACACCGACCTGCCCATCCAGGAGGTGGCCCGCCGCGTCGGGATCGCCGACCCGGGCTACTTCGCCAGGGTGTTCCGCCGGGAACACGGCACCTCACCGCGCAGGTGGCGCGGCCGGACGCAGTGATTACGCACCGCTTCCGATGGCCGAGCCGTACGCTGAATTCATGGCCATCATGGAAGCGGATGCAGCGCCGCAGACGCCGTTCGAGCGCGCCGTTGCCGCCACTCAGAAATACTTCGACAGCCCACGATTCGAAGGGATAATCCGGCTCTACACGGCCCGCCAGGTCGTCGAGCAGCGCGGCACGATCCCGTCCGACTACATCATCGCGCGGGAAGCGGCGACGGCGTTCTACGCCCGGCTGCGCGAACTGTTCGCCCAGAAGAAGAGCATCACCACCTTCGGCCCGTACTCGCCGGGCCAGGCGGTGGCGATGAAGCGCACCGGCATCGAGGGGATCTATCTCGGTGGCTGGGCCACGTCGGCCAAGGGGTCCACCACCGAGGACCCTGGCCCCGATCTGGCCAGCTACCCGCTGAGCCAGGTGCCCGAGGAGGCGGCGGGGCTGGTGCGGGCCCTGCTGACCGCCGACCGCAACCAGCAGTACTTGCGGCTGCAGATGACCGAAGAGCAACGCGCCGGCACACCCCCGACGGATTTCCGCCCGTTCATCATCGCCGATGCCGACACCGGCCACGGCGGAGATCCGCACGTGCGCAACCTGATCCGTCGGTTCGTCGAGGCCGGCGTGCCCGGCTATCACATCGAAGACCAGCGTCCGGGCACCAAGAAGTGCGGTCACCAGGGCGGCAAGGTGCTGGTGCCGTCGGACGAGCAGATCAAGCGGCTGAACACCGCCCGCTTCCAGCTCGACGTGATGGGCGTGCCCGGCATCATCGTGGCCCGCACGGACGCCGAAGCGGCGAACCTGATCGACAGCCGCGCCGACGAACGGGACCAACCGTTCCTGCTGGGAGTCACCAACCTGAGGATCCCGTCGTACAAGGCGTGCTACCTGGCGATGATGCGGCGCTTCTACGAGTTGGGCGTCACCGAACTCAACGGTCACCTGCTCTACGCGCTGCCCGAAGGCGAATACGAGACCGCGAACTCCTGGTTGGCGCACCACGGCATCGCCGACGCCGTCGCCGAGGCGGCCTCGACCTACCAGAGCGATCCGCAGCAGTCGATCGACGCGGTGTTCGACCAGGTGGAGTCGCAGTTTGTCGACGCCTGGCAGATGGATGCCGGGCTGATGACGTACGGCGAGGCGGTGGCCGAGCTACTCGACTTCCGGCAGAGCGAAGGCGAACAGCTCGACATGAGCGTCGACGACTGGCGCGCGTTCGCGGCGCGCGCACCCCTGTACAACGCGCGCGAAAAGGCCCGCGAAATCGGCGCAGCCGTCGGATGGGACTGCGAGCTGGCCAAGACGCCGGAGGGCTACTACCAGGTCCGCGGCGGCATCCCGTACGCGATCGCCAAGTCGCTGGCCGCAGCACCGTTCGCCGACATTCTGTGGATGGAGACCAAGACCGCCGACCTGGCCGATGCGCGGGAGTTCGCCGAGGCGATCCACGCCGAGTTCCCCGAAAAGATGCTGGCCTATAACCTGTCCCCCTCGTTCAACTGGGACACCACCGGGATGACCGACGACGAAATGCGGGCCTTCCCTGAGGAACTGGCGAAGATGGGTTTCGTCTTCAACTTCATCACCTACGGCGGACACCAGGTCGACGGGGTGGCGGCCGAGGAGTTCGCGACCGCGCTCAAGCAGGACGGCATGTTGGCGCTGGCGCGGCTGCAGCGAAAGATGCGGTTGGTCGAATCGCCTTACCGCACACCGCAAACGCTGGTCGGCGGGCCGCGCAGCGACGCCGCGCTGGCTGCATCGTCGGGCCGCACGGCGACCACGAAGGCCATGGGCAAGGGCTCCACCCAGCACCAGCACCTCGTGCAGACCGAGGTGCCCAAGAAGCTGCTGGAGGAATGGCTGGCCTTGTGGGGCAAGCACTACCAGCTCGAAGAGACGCTGCGGGTTCAGTTGCGTCCCACCCGGCCGGGCTCCGACGTGCTGGAACTCGGGATCTACGGCGAACGCGAGGACGGGCAAGGCGAGAAGGTCGCGAACGCGATCGTCGATCCGATCAAGGACCGGCACGGGCGCAGCATCCTGACGGTGCGCGATCAGAACACCTTCGCCGAGAAGCTGCGGCAGAAGCGGCTGATGGACATCATCCATCTGTGGCTGATCCACCGCTTCAAGGCCGAGGTCGTCTACTACGTCACGCCCACCGAGGACAACATCTACCAAACCGAGAAGATGAAGTCGCACGGCATCTTCAGCGACGTGCACCAGGAAGTCGGCGAGATCATCGTCGCCGAAGTGAACCAGCCCCGGATCAAGGAGCTGCTGGCGCCGGACCGCGAAGCTCTGCAGCGGCTCATCCGCAAGGAGGATCAGCCCAGAAGCTGACGCTACGCCGTTCCGTCAGAGCCCGATCCGTCGGACGCCGAGGCGTCGGAGTCCGTGCTGTCCGAGCCGGTGTCGTCTGATGGCGTTGCATCGGTGGTGGTGCCATCCGACGTCGAATCCGTTGTCGTGGTGGAATCTTCGACCGCGGTGCTTTCGGTCGGTTCGCTCGGCAGCGGATCATCGGCCGGTGTCGGCTCGGTCGTCGCTGTCGGGCCGGAAGTAGCTTCCTCGGACGTACTTTCGGTGGACTCGGTTGCAGATGTCGCTGTCGGCTCCGGGGTGGCGCTGCTGGGCGGTGGGCTGGTCGCCGAGGGAAGCGGCTCTTCGGCTGTGACCGGAGTCGGAGTCGGCGGGGCGGTCGTCGGCGTGAGCGACGCGAAGGTGCCCGGCTGGTCTGTCTCGACGATCCACATGATCTCGGTGGTGTATTCGTCGAGCCGGCCGTCGATTTCGTTCAACGGCACTTGGCCGGCGGCGATGTCGTCACCGAAGCGGTCGATCTCCTCCCACAGCGCCTCGAGCTCGGCCTTCGCCTCGGGTGAAAGATCTTCGTCGAGCGTGACGAACAGCTGCCTGGCCATCGACACCGTCATGCAGTTGACGCACTCGTAGTTCAGGGCGCCCGACAAGTTCTGCGGCACCGCGACGTTGTCGTTGGTCTCGTCCTGGTCGACGACGAAGACCACCTGATAGGAGACGGCCACCGCCGCGCAGGAATTGCAGGACGCGTACGCGTGCGCCTCGTTGATGTTCATCGCGTACTCCTCGTCGGTGGTCCAGACGAGGGCGAACGCGGTGTCGTAGACGATGGTGCCGTCGGTGGTGTTCACCGCGAGTGCCTGGTTGTTGCCGTCGCCGGGCTCGGGGGCGATCGGCTTGTCGAACGGGAAGACCCAGCCCACGTCGTCGGCGGCGCCCGGGGTGGCTGCCGCGGGCGCGTACCCGCCGCCGTTGGCGGCGGCGCTCACGGTCCGCGGAACGACGATGACGGCAAGCTGTGGCGAGCGGAACGTCGGCGGCGGTGTGCGGGTGTCCCACAGCGCATTCATGACGCCGCGCTGACCCGCTGCCAGCGGCCGGGTCACCGCGACCGGGTGCGGCGAATCTTCGACAGCGCGCCGCTGCCGCTCCCCCATCGTCTCGACCCGCAGCGCGTAGACGATGTCGCTGATCGTGCCGCGATCCGACGCCTGGATCGGTTGATAGTTCTGCTCGTTCGGGAACCAGGCGTAGGCGATACCGGCCAGCGCGGCGGCGCCGAGCACTCCGACCAGCGCGCGTTTCACCGGCTTGCCCGCAGTGCCCTGCCATGCGGTGGCACAGATACGACGCCCCACCCGCACCAGCAGGTAGATGATGGCGGCCATCGGGATGACGATCGCGACCATCGCCAGCACCCGGGCAATGACCTGCACCATGTCGCCGTCGACCCAGGCGCTGCTCAGGACGTCATGCTGTCTGTTCAGGCTCGCCCAGGCCGAAGCCAGCAGACGCGGCAGCGCCACGATCGCCAGCGTCAGCATGCCGATCAACAACGGGACCACGACGATCACCCAGGCCGTCACCACCACGCGGGCCCACCATTTGAGTTGGTTCGCCTGCGGCTCGCCCCACCGCCACGGCAACATGCCCAGCAGCGTCGGCTTGATGCGTCCGTACAAGTCGGGCACACCGGTGAGGTCGGCCAGCACGTGGTAGCCGTCGAACCTGACCAGCGGGGTGAGCTGGCGGACCATCTGGATGATCTGGGTGGCGACGACCAGCAGCAACGCGTCGTAGCGAAGCCCCAACCACAGGGCCGTGATCGCGACCGCGACAACGGCGTTGAAGTACAGGCCGCCGAGGTCCGTGCGCAGCCGACCCTTTCGGCTGAGCCGGTAGGAGTCCGTGACGTCGGTGTAGAACGCCGGCCATACCAGGTACAGGCCGAAGCCCATGACGCCGGGGGTGGCGCCGCCGTATCGGGCGGCGGCGGCGTGACCGAACTCGTGGAAGCCCGCCGAAAGCACGGTCACGACGAACACCAGGATCAGCAGCCCCGGGCGTTCGAACGCGTCGTAGGCGGCCGCGGCGAGGCCTTTGTGGAAGCACACCCACCAGCACACGACCGCGAACGCCACCAGAATCGCGACGACCATCCACGTTCGGAACAGGAACCGGAACGGATCGGTAAGGCGCCGGGTCCGGGCAGGGTCGGTGATCACATGCCGGAACTTCAATCCCAGCAACGGATCTCGCTTCTGCACCTGGGGCTCGCTGCCGTCGGGTAGAACGGTCAGCCCCAAAGGTGCCAACCGTTGCTCGATGAGCTGGCAGACGTTGTCCTCACTGACGGCACGCCCGGTCGAACCCGATACGGCCTCGGCTATGTCGGCAGGTGTGCGGCTACCGTCGAGCTCGCGAAGCATCGCGTACAACAACGGTGTCAGCGCCACCGTCTGACCGTCAGCGCGACGCACGAGTGCGGGCGCGACCCGGTGACCGGAACCCGCGAGTTCTCCGATCAGCTCGACACCGTCGGCGCGGCGCGGCGCGGTTCGCGTTGCCCCCGCGCCCTCGGTCGTCACAGTCACGTCGGTACTCCCCACGGTCCAGCGGGATTTCAGCGCACGGTCGCGCGGGCTCAGCCGGTTGAGCCGCCGCCGGAACCGCTGCTGTCACCGCCGGAAGCGGAGCTGTCACCGCCGGAGTCGCCGTCAGCACCGCCGGTGGCGCTTGCCGTGCCGGCGGTTTCACCGTCCGTCGTTCCGGTGGAAGTGTCGGTGTCAGGCTGCGCGGTGCCCTGGACAACGTCGGACACCTGGATCGCCTCGGCGCTCGTCGTGCCGCGCAACTCCTGGTTGATCACGGCGTCTTGGACCGCGATCGCGTCCGCATCGGAGTTGATCGACAGAACGTTGGCGGCCACCGCCGCGCTGATAGGCGCGGCCACATTGGCGTTGGCGGCCACGGCGCCTGCGATCGGGGCCGTGAGGTCGGTGTCGACATCGACGTTGACGTCCACGTCCAGCAACGGGCCCTGCAAGGTCGCCAGGTTCCCGACTTCCACGTTGCCGTCGTCGTCGTCATCGGGCGTCGTGGGATCGCCGTCGGTGACGTCGCTCTGGTCGATCGCGCTGTCCTGGTCGGCCACGGCGAACGCGTCGGCCTCGATGATCTGGTCGACTTGGGCCGTCTGCTCGACCATGGCGCCGGCGGTCGAATTGAACGACAGCACGTTCGCGCCCGCCGCGGCGTCGATCGGCGCGCCGACGTTGAGCTGGGCCGCCACCGCGAGATCGATCGGTGACGCGACGTCGAGAAAGACGTCGACGTCGACGTCGAGATCGAGGATGGACACCACCTCTTTGTCCGGAAGCGCGACGGCCGTTTCCGCCGCAAGCTCTTCAGGTGTCAAGCCTTGGTTCGTCATCGCCAGTTCCTCTCACTGTGCCCCCCGGCGTTGCTGAAGACGGCTGTTGCGTCAACCTGTCAAGTGCGGCTCGGATACCCGGCGATTTCCATGATCAACACAGAAATTTCACAAAACCGTCAAAAAATCCGTTGGTGCACCAGATCAGTGACGCTGCGCTAATTAGCTTGTGGTGAATTCGGGTCGGCCGACATATGCCATATCGCGGGGTTGGGGCGGTCGTTTCGAACACCTACGAAATGTTTGCTTGGGTTGGAGTTGGTCAACGCGGACCCGGCAACCGCAGGACCAGCCGTGCACCGCCGAGCGGGCTGGCCTCCAACGTTGCCGTTCCGCCGTGGATCTCGGCCTGCTGGGCCACCAGGGCGAGACCGAGCCCCGAACCCGACCTCGCCGCCGTCGACCCCCTCGAGAACCGCTGAAACACCGCCGCGCGCTCCTCCTCTGGAACGCCGGCGCCGTTGTCGTCCACGGTGATCTCCACGCCCTCGCCGGAAGTGATTGCGTTGAGCCGGATTTCGGTGGCGCCGCCGTGTTTGATCGCGTTGGCGATCGCGTTGTCGATGACCAGCCGCAGCCCGGCGGGAAGCCCGACCATCAGCACCGTGGTCGACGACGCCAACGACACGTCGACACCCGGGTAGTTGCGCCTCGCGTCGTGCGCCTCACGGTCGAGCAGTTCGGTGATGTCGAACGGCACGAAGTCGTCCACCGTCGTCAACTCGCCCTGCGCCAGGCGCTCCAGCGCGGTGAGGGTGGCCTCGATGCGGCTCTGCGTGCGCATCACGTCGGCGATCAACTCGTCGCGCTGGTCCGGACGCATCTCCAGCGTGGACAACACCTCGAGGTTCGTTCGCATCGCGGTCAACGGGGTGCGCAACTCGTGGGAGGCCACCGCGGCGAAGTCGCGGGCCGACTCCAGCGCCGCCTTGGTGCGCTGCTGCTCGTCACCGATGCGGGCGAGCATGCCCTCGACCGCCTCGGCGATCTCCACGGCCTCCTGCACGCCCCGCACCTGCACCTCGTCGGGAGCCGACTGCGCGTTGATGGCGCGGGCCTGCTGGGCCAGCAGCCGGAACGGGTTGATCATGATCAACCACATCACCCAACCGACCAGCACGGTGCCGACGATGACCCCGCCGCAGATCAGCAGGACCCGCCGGTGCAGTTCGTCGATGCGGCGCTGGGTGTCGGCCAGCGGCGCGCCGACCGCGATCGTCGCATCTCCCGCGGCGAAAGTGCGCACCCGGTACTCGACACCGTCGATGGTGGTGTCGGTGTAGCCGACGTCGAAGTGCGGCAGCACGATATCGGGTGGAACCGACACGGTGGCGTCGCCCACCCGGGCGGTGCGCACCAGGCCACCGCTGGGCACCGGGGCGGCGGCGTCGTCGTCTTGCGTCGAGCGCAGCATCGCCCCGATGTCGCCGAGGCTGCTCACCGAATCGAGGCGCCGGTCGAGCTGGCTGTACTGGTCGTTGGTCACTCCGAACCAGACCCACGCGCCGAGCGTGATCACCAGGGCGACCACGGACAGCGCCGCCACGATCACGATGACCCGCAGCGACATCAGCCGGGTCAGCAGCCGGTACAGCGGG comes from Mycolicibacterium pulveris and encodes:
- a CDS encoding class I SAM-dependent methyltransferase; the protein is MTEHRSHCRHDYLPAAGHDAFLPCYDLLTRVLGFSRVYDALIDQADLADGQRVLEIGCGTGNVITRVQRRHTGVEAIGCDPDPRALARARRKARGLAGIRFDRGYAQELPYADGEFDRVLSSMMWHHLEDGVKPQAAAEIFRVLRPGGMLYLLDVGGPMSADDGRAARRMLRSTHVAGSLGDAIPRLMRSVGFDCTQVDTHRQRLVGRLTYYRAVRSS
- a CDS encoding helix-turn-helix transcriptional regulator, giving the protein MTAQSRLVRHRGGVPMYAYPTGPDAPPVSVVFAEAGDTLERGLHIHDFPALWYVSSACLVYVAAPGEVVDPTRVERSSDGVGVFFDPTALGVDAEASWPAWRGHPLLYPFLHAEAGGMLELRLPRDRRPVWDAAISAIQDELAARQDGYRQAAVAHLTLLLIDLARVAGDVVGHLRYRGETALAEVFAVIERRYGEPLSLRDVAREVGMTPGHLTTIVRRRTGRTVQEWITERRMAESRRLLVDTDLPIQEVARRVGIADPGYFARVFRREHGTSPRRWRGRTQ
- the aceA gene encoding isocitrate lyase ICL2, which encodes MAIMEADAAPQTPFERAVAATQKYFDSPRFEGIIRLYTARQVVEQRGTIPSDYIIAREAATAFYARLRELFAQKKSITTFGPYSPGQAVAMKRTGIEGIYLGGWATSAKGSTTEDPGPDLASYPLSQVPEEAAGLVRALLTADRNQQYLRLQMTEEQRAGTPPTDFRPFIIADADTGHGGDPHVRNLIRRFVEAGVPGYHIEDQRPGTKKCGHQGGKVLVPSDEQIKRLNTARFQLDVMGVPGIIVARTDAEAANLIDSRADERDQPFLLGVTNLRIPSYKACYLAMMRRFYELGVTELNGHLLYALPEGEYETANSWLAHHGIADAVAEAASTYQSDPQQSIDAVFDQVESQFVDAWQMDAGLMTYGEAVAELLDFRQSEGEQLDMSVDDWRAFAARAPLYNAREKAREIGAAVGWDCELAKTPEGYYQVRGGIPYAIAKSLAAAPFADILWMETKTADLADAREFAEAIHAEFPEKMLAYNLSPSFNWDTTGMTDDEMRAFPEELAKMGFVFNFITYGGHQVDGVAAEEFATALKQDGMLALARLQRKMRLVESPYRTPQTLVGGPRSDAALAASSGRTATTKAMGKGSTQHQHLVQTEVPKKLLEEWLALWGKHYQLEETLRVQLRPTRPGSDVLELGIYGEREDGQGEKVANAIVDPIKDRHGRSILTVRDQNTFAEKLRQKRLMDIIHLWLIHRFKAEVVYYVTPTEDNIYQTEKMKSHGIFSDVHQEVGEIIVAEVNQPRIKELLAPDREALQRLIRKEDQPRS
- a CDS encoding M50 family metallopeptidase, with amino-acid sequence MTVTTEGAGATRTAPRRADGVELIGELAGSGHRVAPALVRRADGQTVALTPLLYAMLRELDGSRTPADIAEAVSGSTGRAVSEDNVCQLIEQRLAPLGLTVLPDGSEPQVQKRDPLLGLKFRHVITDPARTRRLTDPFRFLFRTWMVVAILVAFAVVCWWVCFHKGLAAAAYDAFERPGLLILVFVVTVLSAGFHEFGHAAAARYGGATPGVMGFGLYLVWPAFYTDVTDSYRLSRKGRLRTDLGGLYFNAVVAVAITALWLGLRYDALLLVVATQIIQMVRQLTPLVRFDGYHVLADLTGVPDLYGRIKPTLLGMLPWRWGEPQANQLKWWARVVVTAWVIVVVPLLIGMLTLAIVALPRLLASAWASLNRQHDVLSSAWVDGDMVQVIARVLAMVAIVIPMAAIIYLLVRVGRRICATAWQGTAGKPVKRALVGVLGAAALAGIAYAWFPNEQNYQPIQASDRGTISDIVYALRVETMGERQRRAVEDSPHPVAVTRPLAAGQRGVMNALWDTRTPPPTFRSPQLAVIVVPRTVSAAANGGGYAPAAATPGAADDVGWVFPFDKPIAPEPGDGNNQALAVNTTDGTIVYDTAFALVWTTDEEYAMNINEAHAYASCNSCAAVAVSYQVVFVVDQDETNDNVAVPQNLSGALNYECVNCMTVSMARQLFVTLDEDLSPEAKAELEALWEEIDRFGDDIAAGQVPLNEIDGRLDEYTTEIMWIVETDQPGTFASLTPTTAPPTPTPVTAEEPLPSATSPPPSSATPEPTATSATESTESTSEEATSGPTATTEPTPADDPLPSEPTESTAVEDSTTTTDSTSDGTTTDATPSDDTGSDSTDSDASASDGSGSDGTA
- a CDS encoding peptidoglycan-binding protein — encoded protein: MTNQGLTPEELAAETAVALPDKEVVSILDLDVDVDVFLDVASPIDLAVAAQLNVGAPIDAAAGANVLSFNSTAGAMVEQTAQVDQIIEADAFAVADQDSAIDQSDVTDGDPTTPDDDDDGNVEVGNLATLQGPLLDVDVNVDVDTDLTAPIAGAVAANANVAAPISAAVAANVLSINSDADAIAVQDAVINQELRGTTSAEAIQVSDVVQGTAQPDTDTSTGTTDGETAGTASATGGADGDSGGDSSASGGDSSGSGGGSTG
- a CDS encoding sensor histidine kinase, which gives rise to MTLRAPLYRLLTRLMSLRVIVIVAALSVVALVITLGAWVWFGVTNDQYSQLDRRLDSVSSLGDIGAMLRSTQDDDAAAPVPSGGLVRTARVGDATVSVPPDIVLPHFDVGYTDTTIDGVEYRVRTFAAGDATIAVGAPLADTQRRIDELHRRVLLICGGVIVGTVLVGWVMWLIMINPFRLLAQQARAINAQSAPDEVQVRGVQEAVEIAEAVEGMLARIGDEQQRTKAALESARDFAAVASHELRTPLTAMRTNLEVLSTLEMRPDQRDELIADVMRTQSRIEATLTALERLAQGELTTVDDFVPFDITELLDREAHDARRNYPGVDVSLASSTTVLMVGLPAGLRLVIDNAIANAIKHGGATEIRLNAITSGEGVEITVDDNGAGVPEEERAAVFQRFSRGSTAARSGSGLGLALVAQQAEIHGGTATLEASPLGGARLVLRLPGPR